Proteins from a genomic interval of Parvivirga hydrogeniphila:
- the rnr gene encoding ribonuclease R, whose protein sequence is MRPEKAVLKALRDARTACTGDEVVEAVRRHGIDAERVRRVLRSLVVSGAVALLPDGRYLALKERNLLVGRLSMHRRGFAFVSTPLGEVYVARRDTGGALHGDTVAVRLHTQRTRERRSGEVVQVLERGVTHVVGRLERHGALGIVVPTDPRIRHEVFVDMAQSALEARDNDIVVVRVTRYPTRRDAMQGVIEEVLGPADAPGVDIEIVIREHGLRTAFSPEAIAAAEALAMGVDAELAAGRPDLRDLFTVTIDPVDAKDFDDAISIERLDVGGFRLWVHIADVSHYVRWDDPIDEEARVRATSVYLADRVLPMLPERISNDLCSLRPNEDRLAFTVEFECDARGSVGAYRLYPSVIRSDRRLDYDSVDGWLERGGFPDAETERLLLALRDLAAQLHARRIERGGLDFETVEARVTLDEDGRPTGVTLRRRTVATNMIEEAMIAANEVVARHMRDAGAPMMYRIHEDPEPEALDELAVVLKEFDYPIKDVHGASPQTFQRIVAFAHGRPEELLINSLLIRALERARYSALLESHFGLASEAYCHFTSPIRRYPDLTVHRLLKAQLAKALDKEPAASIAPELDWLAEHCSVMEREAESAEDDSQRVKLVELMADRIGEVFDALITGVMSFGMFVQLENTAEGLVHVKAMADDYYTLDAERFMLIGERNRAVYRLGQRVRVRLIDANVAEKRLDFELA, encoded by the coding sequence GTGAGGCCGGAAAAAGCGGTCTTGAAGGCGCTGCGGGACGCGCGGACGGCGTGCACGGGCGATGAGGTCGTCGAGGCGGTCAGGCGTCACGGCATCGATGCGGAGCGCGTGAGGCGCGTGCTGCGCTCGCTTGTCGTGTCCGGTGCAGTCGCGCTCTTGCCCGACGGGCGGTACCTCGCGCTTAAAGAGCGCAACCTGCTCGTGGGGCGGCTGTCGATGCACCGCCGCGGCTTCGCGTTCGTCTCCACGCCGCTCGGCGAGGTGTACGTGGCGCGGCGCGACACCGGCGGCGCGCTGCACGGCGACACGGTGGCCGTGCGGCTGCATACCCAGCGCACGCGCGAGCGGCGGTCGGGCGAGGTCGTGCAGGTGCTCGAGCGCGGCGTCACGCACGTCGTCGGACGGCTGGAGCGGCACGGCGCGCTCGGCATCGTCGTGCCCACCGACCCGCGCATCCGCCACGAGGTGTTCGTCGACATGGCGCAGAGCGCGCTCGAGGCCCGCGACAACGACATCGTGGTGGTGCGCGTGACGCGGTATCCGACGAGGCGCGACGCGATGCAAGGCGTCATCGAGGAGGTCCTCGGGCCGGCCGACGCGCCCGGCGTGGACATCGAGATCGTCATCCGCGAGCACGGGCTTCGCACCGCGTTTTCTCCCGAAGCGATCGCCGCAGCCGAGGCGCTCGCAATGGGCGTGGACGCGGAGCTCGCGGCCGGCCGTCCGGACCTGCGGGACCTGTTCACGGTCACCATCGACCCGGTGGACGCGAAGGACTTCGACGACGCCATCTCGATCGAGCGGCTCGATGTCGGCGGCTTTAGGCTGTGGGTGCACATCGCCGACGTCAGCCACTATGTGCGCTGGGACGACCCGATCGACGAAGAGGCGCGCGTCCGCGCGACGTCGGTGTACCTCGCCGACCGCGTGCTGCCGATGCTGCCAGAGCGCATCTCGAACGACCTGTGCTCGCTCAGGCCGAACGAGGACCGGCTCGCGTTCACCGTCGAGTTCGAGTGCGACGCGCGCGGAAGCGTCGGGGCGTACCGGCTGTACCCGTCGGTGATCCGAAGCGACCGGCGGCTCGACTACGACAGCGTGGACGGGTGGCTCGAGCGCGGCGGCTTCCCAGACGCCGAGACCGAGCGGCTGCTGCTCGCGCTGCGCGACCTCGCGGCTCAGCTGCACGCGCGGCGCATCGAGCGGGGCGGGCTCGACTTCGAGACGGTCGAGGCGCGCGTCACGCTCGACGAGGACGGCCGCCCGACCGGCGTGACGCTCAGGCGCCGGACGGTCGCTACCAACATGATCGAGGAGGCGATGATCGCCGCCAACGAGGTCGTCGCGCGGCACATGCGGGACGCGGGCGCGCCCATGATGTACCGCATCCACGAAGATCCCGAGCCCGAAGCGCTCGACGAGCTCGCGGTGGTGCTCAAGGAGTTCGACTACCCGATCAAAGACGTGCACGGCGCGAGCCCGCAGACCTTCCAGCGCATCGTCGCCTTCGCGCACGGGCGGCCAGAAGAGCTGCTCATCAACTCGCTGCTCATCCGCGCGCTCGAGCGTGCGCGCTACTCCGCGCTCCTCGAGTCGCACTTCGGGCTCGCGAGCGAGGCGTACTGCCACTTCACCAGCCCCATCCGCCGCTACCCCGACCTCACCGTCCACCGGCTCCTCAAGGCGCAGCTCGCCAAGGCGCTCGACAAAGAGCCGGCCGCGAGCATCGCACCTGAGCTCGACTGGCTCGCCGAGCACTGTTCGGTGATGGAGCGCGAGGCGGAGTCGGCAGAAGACGACTCCCAGCGCGTGAAGCTCGTCGAGCTCATGGCGGACCGCATCGGCGAGGTGTTCGACGCGCTCATCACGGGCGTGATGTCGTTCGGGATGTTCGTGCAGCTCGAGAACACCGCCGAGGGGCTGGTGCACGTGAAAGCGATGGCCGACGACTACTACACGCTCGACGCAGAGCGGTTCATGCTCATCGGCGAGCGGAACCGCGCGGTGTACCGCCTCGGGCAGCGGGTGCGCGTGCGGCTGATCGACGCGAATGTGGCCGAGAAGCGGCTCGACTTCGAGCTGGCGTAG
- the trpE gene encoding anthranilate synthase component I, whose product MIIPSRDEFVRLAAEHDVVPVAREVYADLATPISAFMALAHGAQNAFLLESVEGGERLGRYSFLGVGDRGVVTARGHEVVVEEGGVTGMRADDPLRVVEKRVGAGSVARVPGLPLFVGGAVGYVGYEAATCFEKVPRHSNDELHLPDLAFMNADIVVAFDHARRVMQVIAAVRPGGAPERAYDAAIARIDSTLARIDRGPVGAELGSVGDAAPVPLVAHTSREDFLAAVRTAKEHIAAGDIFQVVLSQRFSAPYEGDGLDLYRVLRAVNPSPYMFYLRTREATLVGSSPEPLVRVEGDRVMTRPLAGTRPRGADAAADSRLRAELLSDEKERAEHVMLVDLGRNDLGRVCVPGSVQVEQLMEVERYSHVMHIVSTVSGTLRPDATAIDALEATFPAGTVSGAPKVRAMEIIAELEPAARGPYAGVVGYLGADGAMDMCIAIRTFVIAGGRAYIQSGAGIVADSDPEREHEECLHKARALHRALELAAGMHATAEVA is encoded by the coding sequence GTGATCATCCCGAGCAGAGACGAGTTCGTGCGGCTGGCAGCCGAGCACGACGTCGTGCCGGTGGCTCGCGAGGTCTACGCGGACCTCGCCACGCCGATCTCGGCGTTCATGGCGCTCGCGCACGGCGCCCAGAACGCCTTCCTGCTGGAAAGCGTCGAGGGCGGCGAGCGGCTGGGCCGCTACTCGTTCCTCGGCGTCGGCGACCGCGGCGTCGTCACGGCGCGCGGACACGAGGTCGTCGTCGAAGAGGGCGGCGTCACCGGCATGCGTGCGGACGACCCGTTGCGCGTCGTGGAAAAGCGCGTCGGAGCAGGCAGCGTCGCTCGCGTGCCGGGGCTGCCGCTGTTCGTGGGCGGCGCGGTCGGCTACGTCGGGTACGAGGCGGCGACCTGCTTCGAGAAGGTCCCGCGGCACAGCAACGACGAGCTCCATCTGCCCGACCTCGCGTTCATGAACGCGGACATCGTGGTGGCCTTCGACCACGCCAGGCGGGTGATGCAGGTGATCGCGGCCGTCAGGCCAGGCGGCGCTCCGGAGCGCGCGTACGACGCGGCCATCGCGCGCATCGACTCCACGCTCGCACGCATCGATCGCGGGCCGGTCGGCGCCGAGCTCGGCTCGGTGGGCGACGCAGCGCCCGTGCCGCTTGTGGCGCACACGTCGCGCGAGGACTTCCTCGCTGCGGTCCGGACCGCGAAAGAGCACATCGCTGCTGGCGACATCTTCCAAGTCGTGCTCTCGCAGCGATTCTCGGCGCCGTACGAAGGCGACGGGCTCGACCTCTATCGCGTGCTGCGTGCGGTCAACCCGAGCCCGTACATGTTCTACCTGAGGACGCGCGAGGCGACGCTCGTGGGGTCGAGCCCCGAGCCGCTCGTGCGCGTCGAAGGCGATCGCGTGATGACGCGCCCGCTCGCGGGGACTCGGCCGCGGGGCGCGGACGCCGCCGCTGACAGCCGCTTGCGCGCGGAGCTGCTCTCCGACGAGAAGGAGCGGGCCGAGCACGTCATGCTCGTGGACCTCGGCCGGAACGACCTCGGCAGGGTGTGCGTGCCTGGCAGCGTGCAGGTCGAGCAGCTCATGGAGGTCGAGCGCTACAGCCACGTCATGCACATCGTGAGCACCGTGTCAGGAACGCTCAGGCCCGACGCGACAGCGATCGACGCGCTGGAGGCGACGTTCCCGGCAGGGACGGTCTCGGGGGCGCCCAAGGTGCGCGCGATGGAAATCATCGCCGAGCTGGAGCCGGCGGCGCGCGGGCCGTACGCGGGCGTCGTCGGTTACCTCGGGGCGGACGGCGCGATGGACATGTGCATCGCCATCCGCACCTTCGTGATCGCCGGCGGGCGCGCGTACATCCAAAGCGGCGCCGGCATCGTGGCGGACAGCGACCCCGAGCGCGAGCACGAGGAGTGCCTGCACAAGGCGCGCGCGCTGCACCGGGCGCTCGAGCTCGCAGCGGGCATGCACGCGACGGCGGAGGTGGCGTGA
- the trpD gene encoding anthranilate phosphoribosyltransferase: MILVIDNYDSFTYNIVQLLAALGAEVEVRRNDEVTATDALAMRPAGIVISPGPGTPKDAGVSGEVVRAAEEAGVPVLGICLGHQVIAALHGASVVRALRPVHGKTDEIHHDGRGVFAGVPSPMTATRYHSLVVDAATVTGELTVTARTADGMVMGIEVVGKPVFGVQFHPESVLTPEGAGIIANFLKVCGEIPGEAPGSAAPQAVSAAGGAVRSAEQAAAVTSVPGAIARVSTGGSLAEEEARAVMGAIMDGEATPAQIAALVVGMRMKGETVDEIVGFAQAMRERATPVRPAIPGVLDTCGTGGDGLHTFNISTATAFVVAGAGVPVAKHGNRAVSSSAGSADVLEALGVNLGLDSRSMARCIEECGVGFLFAPTLHASMRHAAGPRREIGIRTVFNILGPLTNPAGAARQLLGVYDPRLAPVLAEVAGRLGAERVLVVHGHPGMDEVSASGPTLVAEFDASSGGVRTYEIEPEQVGIARSTLADVVGGDAQENAAMLRRVLEGEHGPRRDIVLLNAAAALLAAGAGTDLADGVERARASIDSGRAAEALERLIAVSNRLAEEAIA; encoded by the coding sequence ATGATCCTCGTCATCGACAACTACGACTCGTTCACCTACAACATCGTGCAGCTCCTCGCTGCGCTCGGCGCCGAGGTAGAAGTGCGGCGAAACGATGAGGTCACGGCCACAGACGCGCTCGCCATGCGTCCGGCCGGCATCGTCATCTCGCCCGGTCCGGGCACGCCAAAAGACGCGGGCGTCTCAGGCGAGGTCGTGCGCGCTGCCGAGGAGGCGGGCGTCCCGGTGCTCGGCATCTGCCTCGGCCACCAGGTGATCGCCGCGCTGCATGGCGCGTCGGTGGTGCGAGCGCTCAGGCCGGTGCACGGCAAGACGGACGAGATCCACCACGACGGACGCGGCGTGTTCGCCGGCGTGCCGAGCCCGATGACGGCGACGCGCTACCACTCGCTCGTGGTGGACGCCGCGACCGTGACAGGCGAGCTCACGGTGACGGCGCGCACGGCCGACGGCATGGTGATGGGGATCGAGGTCGTCGGCAAGCCGGTGTTCGGCGTGCAGTTCCACCCGGAAAGCGTGCTCACCCCGGAAGGCGCGGGCATCATCGCGAACTTCCTGAAGGTCTGCGGGGAGATCCCGGGCGAGGCGCCGGGCTCTGCTGCGCCGCAGGCGGTCTCGGCGGCGGGCGGCGCCGTGCGCTCTGCCGAGCAGGCGGCCGCGGTTACGAGCGTGCCCGGCGCGATCGCGCGCGTGAGCACGGGCGGGTCGCTCGCCGAAGAGGAGGCCCGTGCGGTGATGGGCGCCATCATGGACGGCGAGGCGACGCCCGCGCAGATCGCCGCTCTCGTGGTGGGGATGCGGATGAAAGGCGAGACGGTCGACGAGATCGTCGGGTTCGCGCAGGCGATGCGCGAGCGTGCGACGCCGGTGCGGCCCGCGATCCCTGGCGTGCTCGACACCTGCGGGACGGGCGGCGACGGGCTGCACACCTTCAACATCTCGACGGCGACGGCGTTCGTAGTGGCGGGCGCAGGCGTCCCGGTCGCCAAGCACGGCAACCGCGCGGTGTCGTCCTCGGCCGGCAGCGCGGACGTGCTCGAGGCGCTCGGCGTGAACCTCGGCCTCGACTCGAGGTCGATGGCGCGGTGCATCGAGGAGTGCGGCGTGGGGTTCCTCTTCGCTCCGACGCTGCACGCGAGCATGCGGCATGCTGCGGGGCCTCGGCGGGAGATCGGCATCCGCACCGTGTTCAACATCTTGGGTCCGCTCACGAACCCCGCGGGCGCGGCGCGTCAGCTGCTCGGCGTGTACGACCCGCGGCTGGCGCCGGTGCTCGCGGAGGTCGCCGGACGGCTCGGGGCCGAGCGCGTGCTCGTGGTGCACGGGCACCCGGGCATGGATGAAGTCTCTGCGAGCGGCCCCACGCTCGTGGCGGAGTTCGATGCGAGCTCAGGCGGCGTGCGCACCTACGAGATCGAGCCGGAGCAGGTCGGCATCGCGCGCTCGACGCTCGCAGACGTCGTCGGCGGCGACGCGCAGGAGAACGCGGCGATGCTCAGGCGGGTGCTCGAAGGCGAGCACGGACCGCGGCGCGACATCGTGCTCCTGAACGCAGCGGCCGCGCTGCTCGCGGCCGGAGCGGGGACCGACCTCGCCGACGGGGTCGAGCGGGCGCGTGCCTCGATCGACTCGGGGCGGGCGGCCGAAGCGCTCGAGCGGCTCATCGCGGTGAGCAACCGGCTCGCCGAGGAGGCGATCGCGTGA
- a CDS encoding indole-3-glycerol phosphate synthase TrpC — MSVLAKIVASRKARVAREFTDAVRADLVERAAHARPARPFSAALTAPQAVAVIAEVKRSSPSAGGIALGCDARAQAQAYERGHAAAISVLTEPERFGGSFEDLASVSAAVRVPVLCKDFVVDPAQVAAARAAGADAVLLMASVLGQDLPRYLDLTSRFGLEALVEVHDEAELALAVRSGARVVGVNARDLRTLAIDLERAHALVRRAREVADVVVAESGIRSRRDVEAAARAGADAVLVGTALMGAPSPEDAVRELTGVGKENGHA; from the coding sequence GTGAGCGTGCTGGCGAAGATCGTGGCGTCGCGCAAGGCGCGGGTCGCGCGGGAGTTCACCGACGCCGTGCGCGCCGATCTTGTAGAGCGGGCGGCGCACGCGCGCCCCGCGCGACCGTTCTCAGCAGCCCTTACGGCGCCGCAGGCCGTGGCGGTGATCGCGGAGGTGAAGCGCAGCTCGCCGAGCGCTGGCGGCATCGCGCTCGGGTGCGATGCACGCGCGCAAGCGCAGGCGTACGAGCGCGGGCACGCGGCGGCCATCTCGGTGCTCACGGAGCCCGAGCGGTTCGGCGGCAGCTTCGAAGACCTCGCTTCGGTGTCGGCCGCGGTGCGCGTGCCGGTGCTCTGCAAGGACTTCGTGGTGGACCCGGCGCAGGTCGCAGCGGCGCGCGCGGCAGGCGCGGACGCAGTGCTGCTCATGGCAAGCGTGCTCGGACAGGACCTGCCGCGCTACCTCGACCTCACGTCGAGGTTCGGGCTCGAGGCGTTGGTGGAGGTGCACGACGAGGCCGAACTGGCGCTCGCTGTGCGCTCGGGCGCGCGCGTGGTGGGCGTGAACGCGCGGGACCTGCGCACGCTCGCCATCGACCTCGAGCGTGCGCACGCGCTCGTGAGGCGTGCGCGGGAGGTGGCCGACGTGGTCGTCGCAGAAAGCGGGATCCGCTCCCGCCGAGACGTCGAGGCGGCGGCTCGGGCCGGCGCAGATGCGGTGTTGGTGGGGACGGCGCTCATGGGTGCGCCGTCTCCTGAAGATGCGGTACGGGAGTTGACGGGCGTGGGAAAGGAGAACGGTCATGCCTGA
- a CDS encoding TrpB-like pyridoxal phosphate-dependent enzyme, which translates to MPDRTRFMLDERDMPTAWYNVQADLAEQIPPPLDAEGNPMGPEQLAVLFPMECIKQEVSQERYIDVPGAVIDVYKTYRPSPLIRAKALERVLGLPEGVKIFYKYEGVSPAGSHKPNTAIPQAYYNKLEGVKKISTETGAGQWGSALSIAGALFGIEVEVFMVKVSYEQKPYRRILMETYGATVHASPSNLTEAGRHVLAMDPDSTGSLGIAISEAVEVAVKDPDTHYSLGSVLNHVCLHQTVIGLEAIQQMEMAEAEPDVVIGCVGGGSNFAGIAFPYYKRRLDGKSKARLVAVEPKACPTLTAGEYRYDFGDEAKMTPQMMMYTLGHDFVPAGIHAGGLRYHGDSPLVSALVKSGDIEAVAVHQTACFEAAVTFARAEGILPAPESSHAIRVAIDEALAAKEAGEDKTVLFNLSGHGHFDLSAYEAYLAGRLKDYDFAAGTVLHD; encoded by the coding sequence ATGCCTGACAGGACGAGGTTCATGCTGGACGAACGGGACATGCCGACCGCCTGGTACAACGTCCAGGCCGACCTGGCGGAGCAGATCCCGCCGCCGCTGGATGCGGAGGGCAACCCGATGGGCCCCGAGCAGCTCGCGGTGCTCTTCCCGATGGAATGCATCAAGCAGGAGGTCTCGCAGGAGCGCTACATCGACGTCCCTGGCGCGGTCATCGACGTGTACAAGACCTACCGGCCGTCGCCGCTCATCCGCGCGAAGGCGCTGGAGCGCGTGCTCGGCCTGCCCGAAGGCGTGAAGATCTTCTACAAGTACGAAGGCGTCTCGCCGGCCGGTTCGCACAAGCCGAACACCGCGATCCCGCAGGCGTACTACAACAAGCTCGAGGGCGTGAAGAAGATCTCCACGGAGACCGGCGCCGGGCAGTGGGGCAGCGCGCTTTCGATCGCCGGAGCGCTGTTCGGCATCGAGGTCGAGGTCTTCATGGTGAAGGTCTCCTACGAGCAGAAGCCGTACCGGCGCATCCTGATGGAGACCTACGGCGCGACGGTGCACGCCTCGCCGTCGAACCTCACGGAGGCCGGCCGCCATGTGCTCGCGATGGATCCGGACTCCACCGGCTCGCTCGGCATCGCGATCTCCGAAGCGGTCGAAGTGGCCGTCAAGGACCCGGACACGCACTATTCGCTCGGAAGCGTGCTCAACCACGTGTGCCTGCACCAGACGGTGATCGGCCTTGAGGCCATCCAGCAGATGGAGATGGCCGAAGCCGAGCCCGACGTCGTCATCGGGTGCGTGGGCGGCGGCTCGAACTTCGCGGGCATCGCGTTCCCGTACTACAAGCGTCGGCTCGACGGAAAGTCCAAGGCGCGGCTCGTCGCGGTGGAGCCGAAGGCGTGCCCGACGCTCACGGCAGGCGAGTACCGCTACGACTTCGGCGACGAGGCGAAGATGACGCCGCAGATGATGATGTACACGCTCGGCCACGACTTCGTGCCTGCCGGCATCCACGCGGGCGGACTGAGGTACCACGGCGATTCGCCGCTCGTCTCCGCGCTCGTGAAGTCCGGAGACATCGAGGCCGTCGCCGTGCACCAGACCGCGTGCTTCGAGGCTGCGGTGACCTTCGCGCGCGCGGAGGGCATCCTGCCGGCGCCCGAGTCGAGCCACGCCATCCGCGTCGCGATCGACGAGGCGCTCGCCGCCAAGGAGGCGGGCGAGGACAAGACCGTGCTGTTCAACCTCTCCGGGCACGGCCACTTCGACCTCTCGGCGTACGAGGCGTACCTCGCAGGCCGCCTCAAGGACTACGACTTCGCAGCAGGCACGGTCCTGCATGACTAG
- a CDS encoding phosphoribosylanthranilate isomerase, with product MRTRVKICGITNEADAALAVAAGADAVGVVLAESPRRVTLPQAERALAAVPPLVARVGVFVDAEPAFVAEAVRALRLTAVQLHGDETPEACASAPVPVIKAFRVAGPQDLTGVEAYRGSISAALLDARVPQARGGTGVAFDWDAVRDALPSWIPVVVAGGLRADNVGTAVRTLRPFAVDVSSGVEAAPGVKDARKVEQFMAAVRAADEEG from the coding sequence ATGCGCACACGGGTGAAGATCTGCGGCATCACGAACGAGGCGGACGCGGCGCTCGCCGTTGCGGCGGGCGCCGATGCCGTCGGCGTGGTGCTCGCCGAAAGCCCGCGGCGCGTGACGCTTCCGCAGGCCGAACGGGCGCTCGCGGCGGTTCCGCCCCTGGTGGCCCGCGTGGGGGTGTTCGTCGACGCCGAGCCGGCGTTCGTGGCCGAAGCCGTGCGCGCTCTGCGGCTCACGGCGGTCCAGCTGCACGGCGACGAGACGCCGGAGGCGTGCGCGAGCGCACCGGTGCCGGTGATCAAGGCGTTCCGCGTCGCCGGGCCGCAGGACCTCACGGGCGTGGAGGCGTATCGTGGCAGCATCAGCGCAGCGCTGCTCGACGCACGCGTGCCGCAGGCGCGTGGCGGCACCGGCGTGGCGTTCGACTGGGACGCCGTGCGAGACGCGCTGCCCTCGTGGATCCCGGTGGTTGTCGCAGGCGGCCTGCGCGCAGACAATGTCGGGACGGCCGTCCGCACGCTGCGCCCGTTCGCGGTGGACGTCTCGTCCGGCGTCGAGGCGGCGCCCGGCGTGAAAGACGCGCGGAAGGTCGAACAGTTCATGGCCGCGGTGCGCGCGGCAGACGAGGAAGGGTGA
- the trpB gene encoding tryptophan synthase subunit beta, with protein MSGSLLPSAEEAYASPDAQGFFGPYGGTFVPETVVPALEELAHAFDEALGDPAFDAELGALLADYVGRPSPLYRADRLAEAVGLGTVWLKREDLNHTGAHKINNTLGQCLLAKRMGKRRVIAETGAGQHGVATATTAALMGLECAIFMGTEDIRRQALNVYKMRLLGAEVVPVADGTGTLADAVTAALRHWVERVEDTFYVLGSAVGPHPYPTIVRHFQKVIGEEALSQLREKGARMPDAVVACVGGGSNAIGIFYPFLRDVPADERPLLIGAEAAGLGLETDKHGAALTKGRPGVLHGFYSYLLQDEAGNPKEAYSISAGLDYPGVGPEHSYLKDAGLVRYEAVTDREALDAFALLARTEGIIPAIESAHALAMLPRLAAELGPDASVLVNVSGRGDKDMDIVREAGLGA; from the coding sequence ATGAGCGGATCGCTGCTGCCGTCGGCAGAAGAGGCGTACGCGAGCCCGGACGCGCAGGGGTTCTTCGGACCGTACGGAGGCACGTTCGTCCCCGAGACGGTCGTGCCTGCGCTAGAAGAGCTCGCCCACGCGTTCGACGAGGCCCTGGGCGACCCCGCGTTCGACGCCGAGCTCGGCGCGCTGCTTGCAGACTACGTGGGCCGGCCGTCGCCGCTGTACCGGGCCGACCGGCTCGCTGAGGCGGTTGGGCTCGGCACGGTGTGGCTGAAGCGAGAAGACCTCAACCACACCGGCGCCCACAAGATCAACAACACGCTCGGCCAGTGCCTCCTCGCCAAGCGCATGGGCAAGCGGCGCGTGATCGCCGAGACCGGCGCAGGCCAGCACGGCGTGGCGACGGCCACGACGGCGGCGCTCATGGGCCTGGAGTGCGCGATCTTCATGGGCACCGAGGACATCCGGCGGCAGGCGCTCAACGTCTACAAGATGCGGCTCCTCGGCGCCGAGGTGGTGCCCGTGGCCGACGGCACCGGCACGCTCGCCGATGCGGTCACTGCGGCGCTGCGGCACTGGGTCGAGCGGGTGGAGGACACGTTCTACGTGCTCGGCTCCGCAGTCGGCCCGCACCCGTACCCGACTATCGTGCGGCACTTCCAGAAGGTCATCGGCGAGGAGGCGCTCTCGCAGCTCCGCGAGAAGGGGGCGCGCATGCCGGACGCCGTCGTGGCGTGCGTCGGCGGCGGCTCGAACGCGATCGGCATCTTCTATCCGTTCCTGCGCGACGTGCCTGCCGACGAGCGGCCCTTGCTCATCGGGGCGGAGGCGGCCGGGCTCGGGCTGGAGACCGACAAGCACGGCGCGGCGCTCACGAAGGGGCGTCCAGGCGTGCTCCACGGCTTCTACAGCTACCTCCTCCAAGACGAGGCAGGCAACCCCAAGGAGGCGTACTCGATCTCGGCGGGGCTCGACTACCCCGGCGTGGGGCCCGAGCACAGCTACCTGAAGGACGCAGGGCTCGTGCGCTACGAAGCAGTCACCGACCGCGAAGCGCTCGACGCGTTCGCTCTTCTCGCGCGTACGGAAGGCATCATCCCGGCGATCGAGTCTGCGCACGCGCTCGCGATGCTGCCGCGTCTGGCGGCGGAGCTCGGACCGGACGCGAGCGTGCTCGTGAACGTGAGCGGGCGCGGCGACAAGGACATGGACATCGTCCGGGAGGCCGGGCTCGGCGCGTGA
- the trpA gene encoding tryptophan synthase subunit alpha, with the protein MAGERTASRLEAAFRRGRPALVAYLMAGYPDRTTSLRALARAADAGADVIELGVPYGDPLADGPVIADAAQVARRAPGGFGLAETIDLAREFISGRGDDCPPLVLMTYLNPLMSMGLPRAADLMREAGVAGVIVPDMPPEAARPWRAVAGGLDTVFLLAPTSTDERVRVVADASAGFVYCVSTTGVTGERETLADAGRRLVERVRAATTLPVAIGFGIGTPEQAAEAARIADGVIVGSAIVRRQHDPSVVGDFVRSLARAVHESGRGSAG; encoded by the coding sequence GTGGCTGGCGAGCGAACGGCGTCCCGGCTCGAGGCGGCGTTCCGCCGCGGACGGCCGGCGCTCGTCGCGTACCTGATGGCGGGTTATCCCGACCGGACGACCTCGCTGCGCGCGCTCGCTCGTGCGGCCGACGCGGGCGCGGACGTGATCGAGCTCGGGGTGCCGTACGGGGACCCGCTCGCCGACGGCCCCGTCATCGCCGACGCAGCGCAGGTGGCGCGCCGCGCTCCCGGCGGGTTCGGGCTTGCCGAGACGATCGACCTCGCGCGGGAGTTCATCAGCGGGCGTGGCGATGACTGCCCGCCGCTCGTGCTCATGACGTACCTGAACCCGCTGATGAGCATGGGGCTTCCGCGTGCGGCCGACCTCATGCGGGAAGCGGGCGTCGCCGGCGTCATCGTGCCCGACATGCCGCCTGAGGCGGCTCGCCCGTGGCGTGCCGTCGCGGGCGGGCTCGACACCGTCTTCCTTCTGGCGCCGACCTCCACCGACGAGCGCGTCCGCGTGGTGGCCGACGCTTCCGCAGGGTTCGTGTACTGCGTCAGCACCACCGGCGTGACCGGCGAGCGCGAGACGCTCGCCGATGCCGGCCGCCGTCTGGTCGAGCGCGTGCGCGCGGCGACGACGCTTCCAGTCGCCATCGGCTTCGGGATCGGCACTCCCGAGCAGGCCGCGGAAGCCGCGCGCATCGCCGACGGCGTGATCGTCGGCAGCGCGATCGTCCGGCGACAGCACGACCCGAGCGTCGTTGGCGACTTCGTGCGGTCGCTCGCGCGCGCAGTGCACGAGAGCGGGCGGGGCTCAGCGGGCTGA